The following is a genomic window from Pelobacter seleniigenes DSM 18267.
CGCTTGCCATCGACGGTGCGCAGCAGCTGCTGGGCGACCACTCCGCGCAGGGATTCAGCGAGCATGGTGCGGATCTGCTCTTGTTGGGTGGTTGGGAAGACATTGACCAGCCGGTCTACGGTTTTTGCTGCGCTGCTGGTATGCAGGGTGCCGAAAACCAGGTGCCCGGTCTCCGCCGCGGTAATGGCCAGCTCAATGGTCTCCAGATCGCGCATTTCACCGACCAGGATGATGTCCGGATCCTCGCGCAGGGCCGCCTTCAAGGCCGAGGCGAAGCTGACGGTGTGGACGCCGACTTCACGCTGATTGATCAGGCTTTTCTTGGCCTGATGAACGAATTCAATGGGATCTTCAACGGTCAGAATGTGTTCGTTTCTGGTGGCGTTGATATGGTCGATCATGGCGGCCAGGGTGGTCGATTTACCGCTGCCGGTCGGACCGGTGACCAGGATCAGGCCTTTTTTATATTCGGTCAGGCTGAGCACTGCTTCGGGCAGGCCCAGTTGTTCCACACTGAGGATCTCAGCCGGAATAATTCTGAAAACCGCACTGATGCCGAGCCGCCCCATAAAGATGTTGGCGCGGAAGCGGGCATTTAATGCCCCAACCTCATAGGCAAAATCAAGGTCATGACGGTCTTCGAACTCACTCCGCTGGGCTTCGCTCATGATTTCATAGAGCAAGGCCTGATACTGGCCGCTATTAAGCACCTGGTTCAAGGCGGGTTTTAACTGCCCGGAAGCGCGAATCATCGGTGGGTTCCCCGGCGAAA
Proteins encoded in this region:
- a CDS encoding type IV pilus twitching motility protein PilT — protein: MAKIDKLFQILQQQGGSDLHLSPGNPPMIRASGQLKPALNQVLNSGQYQALLYEIMSEAQRSEFEDRHDLDFAYEVGALNARFRANIFMGRLGISAVFRIIPAEILSVEQLGLPEAVLSLTEYKKGLILVTGPTGSGKSTTLAAMIDHINATRNEHILTVEDPIEFVHQAKKSLINQREVGVHTVSFASALKAALREDPDIILVGEMRDLETIELAITAAETGHLVFGTLHTSSAAKTVDRLVNVFPTTQQEQIRTMLAESLRGVVAQQLLRTVDGKRCAALEILKVNAASANLIREGKTFQLPSVIQTGRRDGMQLMDQALQELVKEKRVTPEEASRFAVNKNLFATSTQATGE